The stretch of DNA TTCCTTAAATAGGAGATATGGCATGTATATTATTTTTGCAAATGATTTTAACTATCTAAAGCGTTTCATCACTAAAAGGAGTGGTTAGGTTGGGAAGTCAATGGATATTCCTTGGCGGAGAATTCGTCAAGAAAGAGGATGCTGTAGTTTCAGTTTTTGACCATGGATTTTTATATGGAGACGGTGTATTTGAAGGCATTCGTGTTTATAGCGGAAACGTCTTTAGACTCGATGCTCACTTAAAAAGACTGTTCGAATCAGCACAATCCATTATGCTGAAAATTCCTTATACACAGGAAGAATTGACACAATTAATCGTAGATACCATTAGAAAAAATGAATTGGACAGCGCCTATATCCGTGTTGTTGTTTCACGAGGTAAAGGAAATCTCGGTCTAGACCCTTCCTCCTGCCCAAAACCTAACGTTATTATTATCGCAGAGCAATTAGCCTTGTATCCTAAGGAATTTTACGAACGGGGTATTAAAATTGCATCTGTAGCAAGCAGAAGGAATCGGCCGGATGTATTAAGTCCACAAGTTAAATCACTTAACTATTTAAATAATATTCTTGTTAAATTAGAAGCCAATCAGGCTGGTGTACAAGAAGCTTTGATGCTCAATGATCAAGGATATGTTACTGAAGGTTCAGCTGATAATATCTTCATTGTAAAAAATGGAGTCATTTATACCCCTCCTGTTTACTTAGGTGCATTAGAAGGAATTACCCGAAATGCAATTATTGATGTAGCAAGAGCAAAAGGC from Neobacillus sp. CF12 encodes:
- the ilvE gene encoding branched-chain-amino-acid transaminase, which produces MGSQWIFLGGEFVKKEDAVVSVFDHGFLYGDGVFEGIRVYSGNVFRLDAHLKRLFESAQSIMLKIPYTQEELTQLIVDTIRKNELDSAYIRVVVSRGKGNLGLDPSSCPKPNVIIIAEQLALYPKEFYERGIKIASVASRRNRPDVLSPQVKSLNYLNNILVKLEANQAGVQEALMLNDQGYVTEGSADNIFIVKNGVIYTPPVYLGALEGITRNAIIDVARAKGYEVKESPFTRHDVYVADEVFLTGTAVEVIAVISVDGREISGGKPGSVTNDLLEEFRKIVTTDGVACYPESTNHAIVS